A stretch of Telopea speciosissima isolate NSW1024214 ecotype Mountain lineage chromosome 11, Tspe_v1, whole genome shotgun sequence DNA encodes these proteins:
- the LOC122645964 gene encoding sufE-like protein 1, chloroplastic/mitochondrial translates to MAVSSSSFRLFSPIPQFLKSHIPISKSLTTSVTIPSRLLFFSSISVERLPTRLPSSSSSSSVTSASLQSIEELPPKLQEIVKLFQSVKEPKAKYEQLLFYGRNLSPLDPKFKTTENKVQGCVSQVWVRAYLDLDRIVHFEADSDSVLTKGLAALLVQGLSGRPVSEILKVSPDFVKLLGLQQSLTPSRNNGFVNMLNLMQKKALQVFMEAEEGAGSRDHSEILNSDSNLDGNSNPEVGFEKSKSDPSSIAETESTSSSTSSSTSLGSRGERIRQRLDKELNPVELEIQDISYQHAGHAGVRGSAGETHFNLKVVSEEFEGKSMVKRHRLIYNLLQEELNSGLHALSIVAKTPSEN, encoded by the coding sequence ATGGCAGTCTCTTCCTCTTCGTTCCGTCTATTCTCCCCAATACCACAATTCCTAAAATCCCACATCCCAATTTCCAAATCCCTAACTACTTCAGTGACAATTCCATCGAGACTCCTCTTTTTCTCCTCAATCTCGGTCGAAAGATTACCTACTAggctcccctcttcttcttcgtcgtcTTCTGTTACCTCTGCTTCTCTTCAATCCATCGAAGAGCTCCCACCAAAACTCCAAGAAATTGTGAAACTCTTCCAATCCGTCAAGGAACCCAAAGCCAAATACGAACAGCTCTTGTTCTATGGTCGGAACCTCTCCCCTCTCGATCCCAAGTTCAAGACCACCGAGAACAAGGTTCAGGGATGTGTCTCTCAGGTTTGGGTTAGAGCTTACCTCGACCTAGACAGGATCGTTCACTTCGAGGCCGATTCTGATTCGGTTCTTACTAAGGGACTCGCTGCCCTTCTTGTTCAAGGGCTTTCTGGCAGACCCGTTTCGGAGATTCTGAAGGTTTCGCCTGATTTCGTGAAGTTGCTTGGGCTTCAGCAGAGTTTGACTCCGTCGAGGAATAATGGTTTCGTGAACATGTTGAATTTAATGCAGAAGAAGGCCCTCCAAGTATTCATGGAGGCCGAAGAAGGTGCCGGTAGTAGAGATCATTCTGAAATTTTGAATTCTGATTCAAATTTGGATGGGAATTCGAATCCTGAGGTGGGTTTTGAGAAATCGAAATCTGATCCAAGTTCAATTGCTGAGACTGAATCTACTTCGAGTTCAACTTCTTCGAGTACGAGTTTGGGTAGTAGGGGAGAAAGAATAAGGCAGAGACTGGACAAAGAGCTTAATCCTGTTGAACTGGAAATCCAAGATATCTCTTATCAACACGCTGGGCATGCGGGTGTTAGAGGAAGTGCTGGTGAGACGCATTTTAATTTAAAAGTTGTTTCAGAGGAGTTTGAAGGGAAGAGTATGGTGAAGCGACATAGACTCATTTATAATCTGTTGCAAGAGGAGTTGAATAGCGGATTACACGCCCTTTCAATCGTGGCAAAGACGCCTTCGGAAAATTGA